The following coding sequences lie in one Anticarsia gemmatalis isolate Benzon Research Colony breed Stoneville strain chromosome 16, ilAntGemm2 primary, whole genome shotgun sequence genomic window:
- the LOC142979406 gene encoding PAT complex subunit CCDC47: MRVLLLSVVVLLCGSMVAHAYEDSTLEDDDFAEFEQFEVDDDDEPASDFRDDIKESPPLKQKPKDQFEAPIETEDEMIVEDEDNEFEHFQDPEEFEGFQDSVPKSSEQPKITISKVPIMVRPRWDAYWLEGILCCLLAAYALAYAVGRAKNTSIATNFLKLHKPLLDDNFTLVGETGLDVVAASDERGWRREAEHCFTMWCSGRVCCEGMLLTLKLIKRQDLVHVLLNVVRPTPDTLLVRVELGKDDSDPFVLCVAQKKIATRLSKEMQDLSVFCPERRAGDKHGLPGALAVMSEAPEATAALLDARVQAALALYHQHVQYIHVSDRYSGPKQMEETAVTKPPDTERVMLVSLALGPDGGGEEVRPLLQLVFYLMDKIKRLRLSKEALAKCEKRRQKVAEAWLRGAHAARQEQAAQRREEKRKQEKERILAEDDPEKQRRWELKEQKRQQKRKTPKMKQLKVKAL, translated from the exons ATGCGTGTGTTACTACTATCAGTAGTGGTGTTACTATGTGGCTCTATGGTGGCTCATGCGTATGAGGACTCAACCTTGGAAGATGATGACTTTGCTGAGTTTGAACAGTTTGaggttgatgatgatgatgaaccAGCCAGTG ATTTCAGAGATGACATCAAAGAGTCACCTCCATTGAAACAAAAGCCAAAAGATCAGTTTGAAGCCCCCATAGAGACAGAGGATGAAATGATAGTGGAG GATGAAGACAATGAGTTCGAGCACTTCCAGGACCCTGAGGAGTTCGAAGGGTTCCAGGACAGTGTGCCGAAATCCTCTGAACAACCAAAGATCACTATTTCTAag GTTCCTATAATGGTCCGGCCGAGATGGGACGCGTACTGGTTGGAAGGTATCTTGTGCTGTTTGCTGGCGGCCTACGCGCTGGCCTACGCGGTCGGACGCGCGAAGAACACATCCATCGCCACCAACTTCCTCAAGCTGCACAAGCCTTTACTTGATGATAACTTCACGTTAGTGG GTGAGACGGGCTTGGACGTAGTAGCGGCAAGCGATGAGCGCGGTTGGCGCCGCGAGGCGGAGCACTGCTTCACGATGTGGTGCAGCGGCAGAGTGTGCTGCGAGGGTATGCTGCTCACACTCAAACTTATTAAG CGTCAAGACTTGGTGCACGTGCTACTGAATGTAGTTAGACCAACTCCGGACACGTTGCTGGTGCGTGTGGAACTCGGTAAAGACGACAGCGACCCCTTCGTGCTCTGCGTCGCACAGAAGAAGATCGCCACGCGACTCTCCAAGGAAATGCAGGACCTG AGCGTGTTCTGCCCGGAGCGGCGCGCGGGCGACAAGCACGGGCTGCCGGGCGCGCTGGCCGTCATGTCCGAGGCGCCCGAGGCCACGGCCGCGCTGCTGGACGCGAGGGTGCAGGCCGCGCTGGCGCTGTACCACCAACACGTGCAGTACATACACGTGTCCGACAGATACTCTGGGCCCAAGCAGATGGA AGAGACAGCAGTGACTAAGCCTCCGGACACAGAGCGCGTGATGCTGGTGAGCCTGGCGCTGGGCCCTGACGGCGGCGGCGAAGAAGTGCGCCCGCTGCTGCAGCTCGTGTTCTATCTCATGGACAAGATCAAGAGACTCCGACTTAGCAAGGAG GCGTTGGCTAAGTGTGAGAAGCGTCGTCAGAAGGTGGCGGAGGCGTGGCTGCGAGGAGCTCACGCCGCGAGGCAGGAGCAGGCCGCCCAGCGCCGGGAGGAGAAGCGGAAACAGGAGAAAGAGAGAATACTGGCG GAGGATGACCCAGAGAAGCAGCGTCGTTGGGAGTTGAAAGAGCAGAAACGTCAACAGAAACGCAAAACGCCGAAAATGAAGCAGTTGAAAGTGAAGGCGCTCTGA
- the LOC142979489 gene encoding beta-1,4-galactosyltransferase 4-like: MLSYKDPHTCGINCACGCFCRKSFCPFSSWNTDSKLRQWVLVLTLFLVLLFHVFYNVSIHYNYRKSIRFASESSKSNSSIGYMYQLINLTEIPMALAKYPESSSYLWFVNMRHLFKNLGEDEDPQYSDETPYCDLSEVSMGPIQVEKTRLPLEWVESQHYDVKPGGFHAPEHCRSQYRVAILVPYRDREKNLIIFLYYLHRLLKKLLLEYRIFVFEQYGTEKWNKGRLYNIAYLESQRFGTWDCLIFHDVDLIPEDERILYNCSRNPLHMASSVENCKYILPYRRIFGGVTALTPAQYEVVNGYSNFYWDWGAEDDDMFSRLAMQNYTIWRSNFTIGRYSSLPHKPQTRGRDRSLLGRLCRWRNQVDGLHNIRYKIISVSKERLFTHIVADVNPDNLKLDSRNLIKQLGYLNATNINRKNYNSMYTDRIEFV, translated from the exons ATGTTGAGTTACAAGGACCCTCATACATGCGGTATTAACTGTGCTTGTGGTTGCTTCTGCCGCAAATCCTTCTGCCCATTTTCTTCATGGAATACTGACTCGAAACTTCGCCAATGGGTCTTAGTGTTAACTTTATTTCTCGTCTTATTATTCCATGTGTTTTACAACGTGAGCATACATTATAACTACCGAAAAAGCATTAGATTCGCTTCTGAAAGTTCCAAATCGAATAGTAGTATCGGTTACATGTATCAGTTGATAAATTTAACGGAAATTCCAATGG CGTTGGCAAAGTACCCTGAATCTTCATCATACTTATGGTTTGTGAACATGAGACATCTTTTCAAAAACTTGG GGGAAGATGAAGATCCTCAGTATTCAGATGAAACACCTTACTGTGATTTAAGTGAAGTTTCTATGG GACCAATTCAAGTTGAAAAAACAAGACTGCCGCTAGAGTGGGTGGAATCGCAACATTACGACGTGAAGCCGGGAGGATTCCATGCGCCCGAGCACTGCCGGTCACAGTACCGAGTTGCTATATTAGTCCCTTATCG AGATCGAgagaaaaatctaataatatttttatattacctCCATCGTCTACTAAAGAAATTATTACTGGAGTACAGAATATTCGTCTTTGAGCAATATG gTACAGAGAAATGGAACAAAGGCAGGTTATACAACATCGCGTATCTAGAAAGTCAGAGGTTCGGTACCTGGGACTGTCTCATCTTTCACGACGTGGACCTCATCCCAGAGGACGAGAGGATCTTGTACAATTGTTCTAGGAACCCACTGCATATGGCATCGTCGGTGGAAAATTGCAAGTATAT TCTTCCATACAGAAGAATATTCGGTGGTGTGACAGCTCTCACTCCGGCGCAATACGAAGTTGTAAACGGTTATTCTAATTTCTACTGGGATTGGGGCGCAGAAGATGATGATATGTTTTCTAG ATTGGCAATGCAAAACTACACAATATGGCGCAGTAACTTTACAATAGGAAGATATTCTTCATTGCCTCACAAACCACAAACACGGGGAAGAGATCG GAGTTTGCTTGGTCGGTTGTGCAGATGGCGGAATCAAGTAGATGGACTCCACAATATCCGATACAAAATAATTAGCGTTTCTAAAGAGAGATTGTTCACACACATTGTAGCCGATGTGAATCCTGATAATTTGAAACTAGACTCTAGAAACCTAATCAAACAACTTGGCTATTTAAATGCAACTAATATAAATAGGAAAAATTACAACTCTATGTACACAGACAGAATTGAATTCGTTTGA
- the LOC142979618 gene encoding beta-1,4-galactosyltransferase 4-like, which yields MKEPRAFGFRCRSYAKDNETSYSWFLSMKHLFKNIGEEEHPIYSKDTPQCRINTTNWGPIRVNKSRIPLDWVEAQHQDVKPGGFYAPAHCRSRYRVAIFVPYRNREKNLIIFLYYIHRLLKKRLQEYRIFVIEQYGTEKWNKGTLYNLAYLESQRFGTWDCLIFHDVDLIPEDDRIFYSCSNNPVHLSSAVESHGYMVPYRRIFGGVTGLTPAQYLTVNGYSNFYWNWGGEDDDMLISSPAAIFHNLDRVIQVLLRYFVPGPAKMQKSGSSVAMFARKFLKSLLWGILHACSMGFRSEQKYRKPTLVFVRDFLSRVLEYEAVCERESYLHAAFSSQFGHSQATGALTGASEPTAWP from the exons ATGAAGGAACCTAGGGCATTTGGTTTTAGATGTCGAT CTTACGCTAAAGATAATGAGACCTCCTACTCGTGgtttttatcaatgaaacatctttttaaaaatattg GAGAAGAAGAACATCCAATATATTCGAAAGACACTCCACAATGTCGAATAAATACAACGAATTGGG GGCCAATAAGAGTAAACAAAAGTAGAATACCCCTGGATTGGGTGGAAGCACAACATCAGGATGTAAAGCCGGGAGGATTCTATGCGCCTGCGCACTGCCGATCACGATACCGAGTAGCTATATTCGTCCCTTATCG GAATCGAGAAAAGAATTTgattatattcttatattatatacatcGGTTACTAAAGAAACGTTTGCAGGAGTACAGAATATTTGTTATTGAACAATATG GAACAGAAAAATGGAACAAAGGCACATTATACAATTTGGCATATCTAGAAAGTCAGAGGTTTGGTACCTGGGACTGTCTCATCTTTCACGACGTGGACCTCATCCCGGAGGACGACAGGATCTTCTACAGTTGCTCCAACAACCCGGTTCACCTCTCGTCTGCAGTGGAAAGTCATGGCTATAT GGTCCCATATAGAAGGATATTCGGTGGTGTGACAGGTCTCACTCCGGCACAATATTTGACTGTCAACGGTTATTCTAATTTCTACTGGAACTGGGGGGGAGAAGACGATGATATGTTGATCAG CAGTCCTGCAgcgatttttcataatttggatAGAGTTATCCAAGTCTTACTGCGGTATTTTGTCCCAGGTCCGGCTAAGATGCAAAAAAGTGGCTCTTCCGTTGCAATGTTCGCAAGGAAATTCCTCAAATCTCTTCTTTGGGGCATACTCCACGCGTGCTCTATGGGTTTTAGGTCAG AGCAAAAGTACAGAAAACCCACTCTAGTCTTCGTCCGCGATTTCCTCAGCAGAGTGCTGGAGTACGAAGCGGTCTGCGAGCGTGAAAGTTATCTTCATGCAGCATTTTCCTCGCAGTTTGGTCACTCACAAGCAACTGGTGCTCTGACTGGAGCCTCCGAACCAACTGCATGGCCGTAA
- the LOC142979581 gene encoding sperm flagellar protein 2-like: MAEILKEWLTERLQRPITWESVAFGDMMKNGHVIAEVLLSYRVINEEEHFLIRSGNAHEDIKNNWKYLVNWLNGLDVHINDIELESIMDGRGSSLLRLFYQLFLHLDKRDRTNFIKRERKMVSNLVEKMGHRFKVDKIAEEKESFVDNLSKPLLNERHFIEWQRKKAQQVKETYDYVRHKYSKMVDKIEEKNTPINFIPPKSPKLTSKERIEMEKFGLKYPCKFENHTYEELLLMEQKALEQRSSISSSEWVQSYMDNLHTRMHKKADSEEFQSQLRNALSGSLWNMTIAEEETKLDTELAKKVMKLSQFEKQMCTQIMETKQQARNLFKNRVQAEKEFSEQREQQFNQFLDNVKEQIQLEVVETDFEKQRQERLHRRLYDEKMRRKRQHYYEICYDTMLSMVDYATKYAYFRKLIEDDIPEHFIHEWKTLYFKQQPIFDILDPMEEILKEPSEEEQERDSRVEEVVRLELDRQETLDDSEFKEYHNYSYPWILDSLIPNYDPESDERKYEYLGTRILGHVVYTLLEIKYPYPPPRPPADLPPYKAKALLRGLPDRAVTVPMQTLLSSQKIHVVRLETAINFCLRQFKTELIGCVDIELSFDKFGAAAQEEESRELIKLVKSDDDAVYKMSDMTIATMLGVIPANTKQTQTPKTIPEEEITLSCAAELGRYAYESLNAGDTLTDHLLAAMIVEYLKDQDDIEGFVIVNYPNTYREVKILEETFLGIAPPDETELDDRDDIYLEESIIKHRKKEIDEYKDVRVSRLVNDPHKKRIHKPFESYFTTYIHLKDTEDILQEVFIWDLDEENSELIDRFYAVMGLNYSLYYEVMDKDLLALICRYIIGDFLMPMKSVDGLFGENVLSLLEFPSSDDKRAKSKMVKPEVSNAKSQNKFRGSSKMSKTSMSNELEVFKEPSVDQFPEDIEIVVAESVEDKESKPPSIEEVKMLAGEEDWDYGEIPIAELIGVALANCWEEVEKNYIHDMEQLFFAKRLQINCLIPYARYIKDKMEQIITLPSKKLDLVSAFQKEYNDFENDWRDINLAKNEWHCRVKELQNRLYNICDERKLHAEQKRQLLICDNWTMEELTSMANTYISCMQTELNRSIMTFQTFHDFYFAMIKRMPPNDRLSSKDLIKINRDFEDTGSKKGSEDKVYKQLKAAYQDLHLKNIQIDYTNNPFNLVLENNVKLALKIIKETNESYRSLIAREYSEIAKIQPPTKKKDEITSEESINVEEIFKQNALKCIEEWTMGINGEMFRASLRMLTLQYKCYRDMKMFNDHIYKTFMEIQDDINTYYLNEIKAVDRLCKYLQMAVENGRRIPESLILEHDTFVIDPNLVQFAPPEPSVDTGEISEATGDMDFKISQLARLRSQLKIVAPTGIILQKAFIYLLQDFVFFGKESCEGPLFPEAWRSIDPEKISKLVYLLFGDMVYLDWRDFLLYCLNIRFPTVEELLDLRKKMRCKDLDSTELLSRDDFIDMELWYECDFDPEDRYAQLRKNLIKHFLFELFEADENLMNYSAFLLAFCKSSDPIEGFVTALSMAVGKKTCYVLANCEEIVCKLIKIKKYRDACLACALKCAGQFIDILLTNVMNYCEGVNITELQYIPPVEDKKGKKSRAGIKSQSSKKIDMSQSARAAKSKISTSTSNKTSQSATNVKTTFICRPCQDEAEDKEEKPEIKEEVEDERKSEIEEDPNLAYAVSQTVIWNVLNICLPWYFVLLPEEKKTPYKNQVAELLKRLEVDTDNGDIYVCRFVSDPNMCIMLHKVKKFTILSLADEIRKVSM, encoded by the exons atGGCTGAAATACTAAAAGAGTGGTTAACGGAAAGATTACAAAGGCCTATAACATGGGAGTCGGTAGCATTTGGAGATATGATGAAAAATGGTCACGTTATCGCGGAGGTTCTCCTCAGCTACCGCGTTATAAACGAGGAAGAACATTTCTTGATCAGGTCTGGTAATGCTCATGAAGATATAAAGAATAACTGGAAGTATTTAGTTAATTGGTTGAATGGCTTGGATGTTCACATAAATGACATTGAACTAGAAAGCATAATGGATGGCAGAGGTTCTTCTCTATTGCGCCTCTTCTATCAACTATTTCTTCATTTAGACAAGAGAGATCgcacaaattttattaaacggGAGAGAAAAATGGTCTCGAATTTGGTTGAGAAAATGGGTCACAGATTCAAAGTGGATAAAATTGCCGAAGAGAAAGAATCATTTGTTGACAATCTTTCCAAACCTTTGCTGAATGAAAGACACTTTATAGAATGGCAAAGAAAGAAAGCTCAGCAAGTGAAGGAAACATATGATTACGTACGGCACAAGTACTCCAAGATGGTTGATAAAATTGAAGAAAAGAACACGCCGATTAACTTTATACCACCTAAATCACCAAAACTTACGAGCAAAGAGAGAATCGAGATGGAAAAGTTTGGATTAAAGTATCCTTGTAAATTCGAAAATCATACTTATGAGGAGCTTCTCTTAATGGAACAAAAAGCCTTGGAGCAGAGGAGCTCAATATCTAGTTCAGAGTGGGTGCAAAGCTATATGGATAATTTACATACTAGAATGCATAAGAAAGCAGATTCTGAAGAATTTCAAAGCCAGTTAAGAAACGCTCTTAGTGGATCTTTGTGGAATATGACTATTGCAGAAGAAGAAACGAAACTAGATACTGAACTTGcaaaaaaagttatgaaattatCACAATTCGAGAAACAAATGTGTACACAGATTATGGAGACGAAGCAACAAGCCCGTAACCTGTTTAAAAACAGAGTGCAAGCTGAAAAAGAATTTAGTGAACAAAGAGAGCAGCAGTTCAACCAGTTTCTTGATAATGTTAAAGAGCAGATACAATTGGAGGTAGTTGAAACCGACTTTGAAAAACAGAGGCAAGAAAGGCTTCATAGAAGATTGTATGATGAAAAAATGAGACGAAAGCGTCAGCATTATTACGAAATTTGTTACGATACCATGCTATCAATGGTGGACTACGCGACTAAATACGCTTACTTCAGAAAGTTGATCGAAGACGACATTCCCGAGCACTTCATCCACGAATGGAAAACCTTATATTTTAAGCAGCAGCCTATATTTGATATTCTTGACCCAATGGAGGAGATATTGAAAGAACCGTCTGAGGAAGAACAAGAGAGAGACTCTAGGGTAGAAGAAGTTGTGCGGCTGGAATTAGATCGTCAGGAAACTTTAGATGACAGTGAATTTAAAGAATACCATAACTATTCATATCCTTGGATTTTGGATTCGTTAATCCCTAATTATGATCCGGAGTCCGATGAAAGAAAATACGAATATTTAGGGACGCGTATATTAGGTCATGTGGTTTACACCTTACTTGAGATAAAATACCCATACCCACCACCTCGGCCACCGGCTGATTTACCGCCATATAAGGCTAAAGCATTACTTCGTGGACTGCCTGATAGAGCTGTAACTGTGCCCATGCAAACATTGCTAAGCTCACAGAAAATTCATGTCGTTCGTTTAGAAACTGCAATAAACTTTTGCTTGCGGCAGTTTAAAACTGAATTGATAGGATGCGTCGATATTGAATTATCATTTGATAAATTTGGTGCAGCGGCTCAGGAAGAAGAAAGCAGAGAATTGATCAAATTAGTTAAGTCTGATGATGATGCTGTATACAAGATGAGTGATATGACTATAGCCACTATGTTAGGTGTTATTCCTGCTAATACAAAACAGACGCAAACACCGAAAACCATACCTGAGGAAGAGATTACCTTGTCATGTGCGGCTGAACTTGGAAGATATGCTTATGAGTCACTAAATGCTGGTGACACGTTGACAGACCACCTTCTAGCTGCAATGATTGTTGAATATCTAAAAGATCAAGATGATATTGAAGGTTTCGTTATTGTAAATTACCCGAATACATACAGAGAGGTAAAAATATTAGAAGAAACTTTCTTAGGCATCGCTCCACCTGATGAGACAGAGTTGGATGACAGAGATGATATTTATTTGGAGGAGAGTATTATAAAACATCGCAAAAAAGAAATTGATGAGTACAAAGATGTAAGAGTATCCAGACTAGTTAATGATCCTCACAAAAAGAGGATTCATAAACCTTTTGAAAGCTATTTCACTACTTATATTCATCTCAAAGATACAGAAGACATCCTTCAAGAAGTTTTCATTTGGGATTTGGATGAAGAAAACTCGGAATTAATTGATCGATTTTATGCTGTGATGGGACTTAATTATAGCTTGTACTACGAGGTGATGGATAAGGATCTATTAGCtcttatatgtaggtatattattggAGACTTTTTGATGCCAATGAAATCAGTTGACGGGTTATTTGGAGAGAATGTTTTAAGTCTTCTGGAATTTCCATCATCTGACGACAAAAGAGCTAAGTCTAAAATGGTAAAACCAGAAGTGAGTAATGCTAAATCTCAAAATAAATTTCGTGGTTCGTCAAAAATGAGTAAAACTTCTATGTCCAATGAGTTAGAAGTGTTTAAAGAACCCTCTGTTGATCAATTTCCTGAAGACATTGAGATAGTTGTAGCAGAATCTGTAGAAGATAAAGAGTCTAAACCGCCGAGTATAGAGGAAGTAAAAATGTTGGCAGGAGAAGAAGACTGGGATTATGGTGAAATACCAATAGCAGAACTAATTGGCGTCGCTTTGGCGAATTGTTGGGAAGAGGTTGAAAAAAACTATATTCACGACATGGAACAATTGTTTTTCGCTAAAAGATTACAGATAAATTGTTTGATTCCGTACGCGAGATACATTAAAGATAAAATGGAACAGATAATTACTTTACCATCTAAGAAACTGGATCTAGTGAGTGCATTTCAGAAGGAATATAACGACTTTGAGAACGATTGGCGTGATATTAATTTAGCGAAGAACGAATGGCATTGCCGAGTTAAGGAGTTGCAGAATAgattgtataatatttgtgaCGAGAGAAAGCTACATGCAGAACAGAAAAGACAGTTATTGATATGTGATAATTGGACCATGGAAGAACTGACCAGCATGGCTAACACTTACATATCATGCATGCAAACCGAACTTAACAG atCCATTATGACATTCCAAACGTTTCATGATTTCTACTTCGCCATGATAAAACGAATGCCACCGAATGATCGATTGTCTtcaaaagatttaattaaaattaatagagACTTTGAAGACACTGGAAGTAAGAAAGGGAGCGAAGATAAAGTATACAAGCAGTTGAAGGCTGCGTATCAAGActtacatttgaaaaatattcaaattgacTACACAAACAATCCGTTTAATCTTGTGCTAGAGAACAATGTTAAATTagcattaaaaattattaaagaaacgAATGAATCCTACAGATCTTTGATAGCAAGGGAGTACAGCGAAATTGCTAAAATTCAACcaccaacaaaaaaaaaggaCGAAATTACTTCTGAAGAATCTATTAATGTTGAAGAAATTTTTAAGCAGAACGCTTTGAAATGTATCGAAGAATGGACGATGGGCATCAACGGTGAGATGTTCAGAGCCAGTTTGCGCATGCTCACATTACAATACAAATGTTACCGTGACATGAAAATGTTCAACGATCATATTTACAAAACGTTTATGGAAATTCAGGACGACATAAATACTTACTATTTGAATGAGATAAAAGCCGTTGATAGACTTTGCAAGTATTTGCAAATGGCGGTTGAAAACGGTAGACGTATACCTGAGAGCCTTATACTAGAACATGATACGTTTGTGATAGATCCTAACTTGGTGCAGTTTGCGCCTCCAGAACCTTCAGTAGATACAGGCGAAATAAGCGAGGCGACCGGAGATATGGATTTCAAAATCAGTCAACTAGCTAGACTACGCTCTCAGCTTAAAATTGTGGCGCCGACTGGAATTATCCTACAAAAagcattcatttatttactgCAAGACTTCGTTTTCTTCGGAAAGGAATCGTGTGAGGGACCTCTTTTCCCTGAAGCATGGAGAAGCATTGATCCAGAGAAAATATCTAAATTAGTCTATCTATTGTTTGGAGACATGGTGTACTTAGATTGGCGAGACTTTCTACTGTACTGTCTCAACATCAGGTTCCCAACTGTAGAAGAATTACTAGATCTTCGTAAAAAGATGCGATGTAAAGATCTCGATTCTACAGAACTCTTGAGCAGAGATGATTTCATTGATATGGAACTTTGGTACGAATGTGATTTTGATCCTGAAGATAGGTACGCGCAATTGAGAAAGAATTTgataaaacatttcttattCGAACTCTTTGAAGCTGATGAGAATCTTATGAATTATTCAGCGTTTTTGTTAGCGTTTTGTAAAAGCAGTGATCCTATTGAAGGTTTCGTCACAGCTCTATCGATGGCTGTCGGTAAGAAGACATGTTACGTTTTGGCCAATTGCGAGGAAATAGTCTgcaaattgattaaaataaagaaatacagaGATGCGTGCTTAGCGTGCGCTTTGAAATGCGCCGGCCAATTCATAGATATACTTTTAACCAACGTGATGAACTATTGTGAAGGCGTCAACATCACTGAATTGCAATATATCCCACCAGTTGAAGACAAAAAGGGTAAAAAGAGCCGTGCCGGAATTAAATCTCAGAGCAGTAAGAAAATTGATATGTCGCAAAGCGCACGCGCGGCAAAATCTAAGATTAGTACTTCGACATCGAACAAAACGTCACAGTCTGCAACAAATGTAAAGACGACGTTTATATGCCGTCCTTGTCAGGACGAAGCGGAAGACAAGGAGGAGAAACCGGAGATCAAGGAAGAAGTGGAAGATGAACGTAAGAGCGAAATAGAAGAGGATCCGAACTTAGCGTATGCTGTCAGTCAGACTGTGATATGGAATGTGCTGAACATTTGCTTGCCGTGGTACTTCGTGTTGCTCCCTGAGGAGAAGAAGACTCCATATAAGAATCAGGTAGCGGAGCTATTGAAACGCTTGGAGGTGGACACGGATAATGGTGATATTTACGTTTGCAGGTTTGTGAGTGACCCGAATATGTGCATAATGTTGCACAAGGTGAAAAAGTTTACTATTTTGAGCCTTGCAGACGAAATCCGTAAGGTttctatgtaa
- the LOC142979619 gene encoding beta-1,4-N-acetylgalactosaminyltransferase bre-4-like, translated as MTYGEEESSYMWFVSMKHLFKNLGEDEYPMYPNGTPKCQINTTDWGPIQVNKSRLELDWVEAQHPDIRLGGFYAPPHCQSRYKLAILVPYRNREKNLIIFLYYIHRLLKKQLLEYRIFVIEQYGTEKWNKGTLYNIAFLETQRFGTWDCLIFHDVDLIPEDERIMYNCSKNPLHLSSAVEGHGYVLPYRRIFGGVTALTPTQYETVNGYSNFYWNWGGEDDDMFARSLFRVLCNMRYRLEGLKTTKYSLISVSKQKLYTHILADVNPHKMKLDSKTLFNHIIHYNGKELHTRRVARKTFLKIIQL; from the exons ATGA CGTACGGCGAAGAAGAATCCTCATACATGTGGTTTGTATCCATGAAACATCTCTTCAAAAATTTGG gtGAAGACGAATATCCTATGTATCCAAATGGTACACCTAAGTGTCAGATAAACACTACTGATTGGG GGCCAATACAAGTTAACAAAAGTAGACTGGAACTTGATTGGGTGGAGGCACAGCATCCGGACATAAGGCTCGGAGGGTTTTATGCACCTCCACACTGTCAATCACGTTACAAATTAGCTATTTTAGTCCCTTACCG AAATCGTgagaaaaatctaataatatttttgtactacaTACATCGCTTATTGAAGAAACAGTTGCTGGAGTACAGAATATTTGTGATTGAACAGTACG GAACGGAAAAATGGAACAAAGGCACGTTATACAACATCGCATTTCTGGAGACTCAGAGGTTCGGAACCTGGGACTGTCTCATCTTTCACGACGTGGACCTTATCCCGGAGGACGAGAGGATCATGTACAATTGTTCCAAGAATCCACTGCATCTTTCTTCAGCAGTCGAAGGTCATGGCTATGT ACTTCCTTACAGAAGAATATTTGGTGGTGTAACGGCTCTCACTCCAACGCAATATGAAACTGTCAATGGCTACTCTAATTTCTATTGGAACTGGGGCGGAGAAGACGATGACATGTTTGCaag AAGTCTATTCCGAGTGCTATGCAACATGCGCTATCGCCTCGAAGGTTTGAAAACTACAAAGTACAGTCTCATCAGCGTGTCAAAGCAGAAACTGTACACACACATATTAGCAGACGTGAACCCTCACAAAATGAAGCTGGACTCCAAGACTCTGTTCAATCACATCATACATTACAATGGCAAAGAACTGCACACGAGACGGGTGGCGAGAAAaacgtttttgaaaataatacagcTCTGA
- the LOC142979515 gene encoding uncharacterized protein LOC142979515, with the protein MKCNELDKSKSRHMNLENLDKALHDLGMLSAITEARRDYLRESKSNYSVMRLNTRYVSNVTVGYCMKRTTNKNRLCPYVLPIRHRTKSENSDAIGSDVSDSACEYKNSLLEPSTSGYNHDCTKSPAKRCQSLENLNLSVEPAPGAEISPDMDCVSTRIQKLQVDE; encoded by the exons ATGAAATGTAACGAATTGGATAAAAGT AAATCTCGCCACATGAACCTGGAGAATTTGGATAAAGCCTTGCACGACTTGGGCATGTTGAGTGCAATAACCGAAGCACGCCGCGATTATTTGCGCGAATCTAAATCAAATTACAGCGTAATGAGGCTGAATACGCGCTACGTGTCCAACGTGACCGTGGGATATTGTATGAAACGAACGACAAACAAAAACAGACTCTGCCCGTACGTGTTGCCAATCAGGCACAGAACTAAGAGTGAGAACTCGGATGCGATCGGTAGTGACGTGAGCGACAGCGCGTGCGAGTACAAGAACAGTTTGTTAGAGCCATCCACCAGCGGGTACAACCACGACTGCACGAAGAGCCCCGCCAAGCGGTGCCAGTCGCTGGAGAACCTCAACCTGTCCGTGGAGCCGGCGCCGGGCGCCGAGATATCGCCCGACATGGACTGTGTCTCGACGCGAATCCAAAAGCTACAAGTCGACGAATGA